The Dioscorea cayenensis subsp. rotundata cultivar TDr96_F1 chromosome 18, TDr96_F1_v2_PseudoChromosome.rev07_lg8_w22 25.fasta, whole genome shotgun sequence genome includes the window TGGTCCTTGGTTCGAATCCCATCCGTGGCAtcattttttaaagtttatccatttaatttgtaaataaaatattgtaatttaataatatagtaTTATTTACTACAgcacgggccggttccgggtccGGTTTTCActgaaccggacccggcgggtcggGCCCGGTTAatcggcccgtgcccacctctacttATGATGCATAAAATCCAATGCAAGaagaataggaaaaaaatttaactcatTTTCcatgatataaatattaattttcaaatatttataaaaatgttgaaaaaatacatgtgtgtaattttaaaatttttaaaatcataaattagaGAGCTCAAAAATCTATTACCATAATTATACTACATCATTACATTTCAATTGATGCAAGaagaataggaaaaaaatttaactcatTTTCcatgatataaatattaattttcaaatatttataaaaatgttgaaaaaatacatgtgtgtaattttaaaatttttaaaatcataaattagaGAGCTCAAAAATCTATTACCGTAATTATACCTACATCATTACATTTCAATTGATAGGCATATTCTGTCAGATATTTTAATTctacctaatatatatatatatatatatacggcttttttttaaaaatattacaatatatatatatatttactaaattacgcatgtttgggattatttaccaaaatacgcaAGTTGGTGGAAAACGGTAAATCTTTCccgttttcagcttttttttattttttattattttaaaatatagaaaacgggagagtttctcccgttttcattttttttaattaaaaaattatgaaaacgggagaaactctcccgttttcaaatttttttaaaatttttttaataaaaaaaaaagaaaacggGAGAGTAACTCCCGTTttcgttttttattttatttttttttaaaaagcctCAGAATTCCTTGTCCTGGTTGGTGTTAATTTGTTAAAGATTCTCATTCCTTAGCATTTTCACAAATGCTtttattgaaaagcaaaaacaacaCCACCAACTATATTAGCTTTTAGTAACGGATATAAATATAtccgttgaattattttattattatttttttatataatacccacttcccacttcccacttcccacttcataTTGTCTCCCCCTCTATTCTTATTTTCTCTTCAAGTTCTAATTGTGCGGGTGTTTTTTATTTACAGTGTCAGGGATTTacgttgataatttttttatggcatTCTTAAGATTACAGAGTGATCACATTTTATCCATTTTTGTCGGAAAaaggtaatatttttgtattattagataactttgaaattaattatttattaataattatattaagacattagtttcacataataactttttttatgtcataattattaatcgtattaataattatcttattagctgacgaagcatgtttaattagataacacactatatttttcggggataatttttttattaataattgtattatgtcataattaattattgtattaataattgttaacctcgaagcatgtttacttagataacctagtatattatttggttaatttttattaatacttgtattaaatcattattttatattaatgattgtattatatcataattattaatcgtattaataattatcttattagcacctcaatcatgtttaattagataacccactatatttatacggtaatttttttattattaataatcgtattatgtcattaggttttatgaataattttattatgccataattaattattgtattaatgattgttatattaacctcgaagaatgtttatttagataacctagtatattatttggttattttttattaataattgtattaagtcattattttttattaataattgtattatatcataattattaatcgtattaataattatattattagcaccccaatcatgtttaattagataacccactatatttttaggtaattttgtttattattaataattgtattatgtcattaggttttatgaataattttaatatgtcataattaattattgtattaataattgttatattaaccttgaagcatgtttatttagataacctaatatattattaggcttttttttatcaataattgtattaagtcattattttagataacctagtatattattaggttaattttttattatattaatgattgttatatTATGgctgaagcatgtttatttagataaactagtatattattagcacaccaatgtttatggtttactcttcaatcatatttaatttttcgatgGCATATGTtcggatttatgatttttttcgtgtcttatatttttttcaagtcaacctatttttatttttttccatttaatatgaaattgattaatatataacttTCTGACTGATCGGGTTCTCGGTGTAGACATGTGTCTATCGCAGAGCCTCCTCCACAAATCATAGGCCTTTTTAAGAGAGTTCGGGTTCTATCATGCTgctcaaattcttaatttcGAATTGATGCCGCTCTTGTGAGCgcattagtggagagatggCGGATCGAAACACACACATTCCACCTTAAATGCGGTGAGACAACAATCACGTTGGAAGATGTGGCACTATTACTTGGCTTACCGATTAACGGCCACGAAGTCATCGGTCAGACTTCCGGCTTAGGAAGTGCTGTCTGTGCAGAGTTGCTCGGAGTGGTCCCACCCGCGTGAGGTTTGACCGTCCCCGGTACTCGATGCAGGGTTTGACCCGGCGTGCCGTCTTGGCCCGAGTGCGGAGTTTCGATCGTCTCCCGCTTTGTCCCAATCAGCTGAGTGGTGCGAGGTTTGGCCGACGTGCCCGTCTTGGCCCGGTGCAAGTTTGACGCATCTGCTTTGTCCCAATCACtgagtggtgcaggtttgaccggtGTACTTCGTGCTAAGTagtgcaggtttgactgtccTGCTTTGTCCCAATCATTGAGTGGTGCAGGGTTCTGGCCGTGCCATCTTGCGTGACCGTGCGAGTTTGACTGTCGTGCTTTGTCCCAATTACTGAGTGGTACAGGTTTGACCGACGTACTTTTGTCTTGGCCGACTGCGAGTTTGATCGtccctactttgtgctaattactgatcgGTGTAGGTTTGACCAACTTACTGACCTGTGGAAGTTTGACCGAcgtactttgtgctaatcactgacatgtgcaggtttgaccgtcctactttgtccCTAATTAATTACCGATACAAGTTTGACCAAACTACTTTTATACCACCATTCTGACCGTGCAGGGTTTCACgatcctactttgtgctaagtcaTCGACCCgagtgcaggtttgaccgtcctactttgtactaactACTTACCGTTGTATATTTAACcatcttattttgtattaattaattaccggtGCAACTTTGACCGTttcatttctaatatttttcgaaattcatagtttttttttaaataaaaggtcaatatatatatcaacaattattttttaattaaaaaattaatcatatttaaaaccTAACAGCCAGCActagagttttaaaatttaaaaaaaaaatcgaaaacgGGAGTCactctcccgttttcatttttttttaaaaaaaaaaattttaaaaaatggaaaacgggagagtttctcccattttcataattttttaattaaaaaaaaatgaaaacaggaGAAACTCTcctgttttctatattttaaaataaaaaaaaataaaaaaaactgaaaacaggAAAATGTTTACCGTTTTCCACCAACGtgcgtattttggtaaataatcccaaacatgcgtaatttagtaaatatatatattttttgtaatattttaaataaaaaaaagcctaTATATACATCcttgtaatatttaaataaaactagtGGTCCAATGAAAAAGCGGCcagaattttaaattaattaattaataatacaaaaaaaggaAGCTAGCACCTTCGCTTCCCTCCAAAGAAGCCTAAAGAACCTTGTTTTCCGTCTCCTTCCTTCCTGCTCCTTCCCCTCTCCTCCTCTCCTACGCCTCCTCGCCGGCGCCGCCACCGCCGGAGCCGGAGCCATGTCCATCGCTTGCGGCATGGAGTGCGTCGTCTGCCTCGGCTGTAGCCGCTGGGCCTGGAAGCGTCTCACCTACATCGGCTCCTACGACAGCGAGTCCTGGCCCCTCGCCGACCCCTCCGAGTTCGCCCCTGTCCCCCGCATCTGCCGCGCCATTCTCGCCGTCTACGAGGACGACATCGCCCACCCCCGCTTCCCCCCCGACGGCGGCTACCGCATGGATCCCAAACTCATCTCCAAGCACACCACCTACGCCGATACCCAAGGCCAGTGCCCCCCTTACCTCATCTACACCGATACCGAGCACCGTGAGATCATCCTCGCTATCCGTGGCCTCAATCTCACTGCGGAGAGTGACTATAAGGTCCTCCTCGATAACCGCCTCGGTATGCAGATGTTCGATGGTGGATACGTCCACCATGGCCTCCTCAAGGCCGCCACCTGGTTGCTCAATCAAGAGGCTGACACACTCCGCGAGCTTTGGCTCCAGCGAGGCCCTGATTACCGCCTCGTCATTGCCGGCCACTCGCTTGGCTCGGGGATTGCTGCGCTGATGACTGTTATCATCGTCAATCATCGCGATAGGCTTGGTGGTATCCCGAGAAGCCAGGTCCGGTGCTATGCTATTGCGCCGGCTAGGTGTATGTCGCTTAATCTTGCTGTTAAGTACGCTGATGTTATTCATTCTGTTATCCTTCAGgtactttttttggtttttcttgatGATATATGCTTATTTGATGTTCTGTTTTTGGTTCTGAGCAGATTTGAGTATCTAGGTTAATTGAATTGCTGTTGGTTAAGTTATTTTCTTGAGAAATGGTATAAATGCTGTTTGAAATCTTATTTGGCAAGAGAATAGCTAATCAAAACGATGATATTTTTCCCCCCTGTAGTTTGTTCAGTTGAAGAGAAGATGAAGTAACTAGGAAAATTTAGATTGTTGTCATTGAAGTTTCTTCCTGAGAATTACCACAAATTCTGATTGAATGGGGTATTTCACAACAGGATAGCACATCAAAATGGTTTCATTTATCACTGATTAATGTTTTTCGTCATGCTTCAATAAGCTAATCATATAGCTGGCAATGGTTTCAAGGTAACCGAAACAGAAACCAGTTGGTATTTTTGATGCTTCTatttgcatcttgagtttgTCCATTGTTGCGGCCTGGTAATCATTAACCACCAGGTCAGGGAAGGAGAATGTTGTGATTGATGGAAGTTGGGATCTTGTTATTCTgaaattctaattttctttAGGAGGTTAGTTTGCCTTgagagattttaaaaaattattaatattaataaatacttaTCATTAATCAgaaaagtaaattattaattttaagatTCTGATATGGTTACTATTTATTAGGTCAAAGTTTGtcaattccaaataaaaattttccccTCTAATGAATTTTCAGAAAACATCCCTTTTATGCCGACACCTTTATCCTCCTAGTGATTTATCAACCAGCAACCAAGGGTGGCTAGGCATCTGCCTTTGGTGTCTTTGAGTTTTATTCATCGTGGTATGTACTTCAGTGGGCATCCATTTG containing:
- the LOC120281840 gene encoding uncharacterized protein LOC120281840 produces the protein MSIACGMECVVCLGCSRWAWKRLTYIGSYDSESWPLADPSEFAPVPRICRAILAVYEDDIAHPRFPPDGGYRMDPKLISKHTTYADTQGQCPPYLIYTDTEHREIILAIRGLNLTAESDYKVLLDNRLGMQMFDGGYVHHGLLKAATWLLNQEADTLRELWLQRGPDYRLVIAGHSLGSGIAALMTVIIVNHRDRLGGIPRSQVRCYAIAPARCMSLNLAVKYADVIHSVILQDDFLPRTPTPLENIFGSIFCLPCLLFLVCMRDTFIPESKKLKDPRRLYAPGRMYHIVERKFCRCGRFPPEVRTAIPVEGRFEHVVLSCNATSDHGIVWIEREAQKALDLMDENVDLTSPPSQKMERKQTLEKEHKDALERIVSLNVPNAEPPISKTAKGSSDDTPVKIIIEDSSDDTPVEIKIEESSSNNLNSSGKTNWDELVEKLFDRNESGNLVLKRNIPVQ